CACGGCGGTTGCGGGCGATCGCAGCTACCCGCGGCGACCCCAACAACGTCGACATCGCCGGGGCCACCGCCGCAGGCATCCCGGTGCTGAACACCCCGGCGCGCAACGCCGACGCGGTGGCCGAGTTGACGGTGGCCCTGCTCTTGGCCGTTACCCGTCAGCTGGTGACCGCCGACGCGGATGTCCGCAGCGGCAACATGTTTCGCGACGGCAGCATCCCCTACCAGCGGTTCCGCGGGTGGGAAATCGCCGGGCGCACCGCGGGATTGGTGGGCCTGGGCGCGGTCGGCCGGGCGCTGCGATGGCGGCTGACCGGGCTGGGCGTGCGGGTCGTCGCCCACGACCCCTACCACGACGAGGCCCACCACGACCTCGATGACCTGCTGGCCGAGTCCGACGTCGTCTCGCTGCACGCGCCGGTCACCGAGGACACCGCCGGCATGATCGGCGCCGCGCAGTTCGCGGCCATGCGGGACGGGGTGGTCTTCCTCAACACCGCTCGGGCCCAGCTGCACGACACCGATGCCCTCGTCGATGCGTTGCGCAGCGGCAAGGTCGCCGCGGCCGGACTCGACCACTTCGTCGGCGAATGGCTGCCCACGGATCACCCGCTGGCCGGTATGCCCAACGTGGTGCTGACCCCGCACATCGGCGGGGCCACGTGGAACACTGAGGCCCGGCAGGCACAGATGGTCGCCGACGATCTGGAGGCGTTGCTGTCCGGCAACACGCCCGCCCATATCCTCAATCCGGAGGTGCTCGGCCCATGACGTCCGTGACATCCGTCGACAACGCGGCGACCGCGGTGCTGGCGGCGGCCAAGGACATGCTGCGGCGAGGCCTGGTCGAGGGAACCGCCGGCAACATTTCGGCGCGACGCCCCGACGGCAACATCGTCATCACGCCGTCCTCGGTCGACTACCGCGACATGGCGATCGAGGATCTGGTCCTCGTCGACCCCGACGGCGCGGTACAGCACGCGGCGCAGGGGCGGGCGCCGTCTTCGGAGATGCAGTTGCACCTGGCTTGTTATCAGGCATTCGCCGATATCGGCAGCGTCATTCACAGTCATCCGGTGTGGGCGACGATGTTCGCCGTCGCCCGTCAGCCGATCCCGGCCTGCATCGACGAATTCGCGGTCTATTGCGGCGGCGACGTCCGGTGCACCGATTATGCGGCGTCGGGCACTCCGGAGGTCGGTATCAACGCGGTCAGGGCGCTGGAAGACCGCGGCGCGGCCTTGATCGCCAATCACGGCCTGGTGGCGGTAGGGCCCCGACCCGACAAGGTCCTGCATATCACCGCACTGGTGGAGCGGACTGCTCAAATCGTTTGGGGCGCCAGGGTTCTCGGTGGCCCGGTGCCGATTCCCGACGAGGTGAACCACAACTTCGCGGGCGTCTACAGTTACCTGCGGGCCAATCCGCTATGAGCCGGGTCCAGCTGGGCCGCGCGATGGTGACGCGCATCGTGGAGTTTCAGTTCCAGCTGGGCACACGGTCTTTCGCCAACACCCCGCCGTCGGGCTGGCAAGCGCACGCCGACCTGTTGGTGCCCGACTTCTTCGACCCCGACACCGACAAGTGGCGCATTGCGGTGCAGAGCTGGGTGATCGAGGTGGACGGGCTGACCGTTGTGGTGGACACCGGCGTCGGCAACGATCGCCAACGCCCCCACATCCCGGCGCTGGATCACCTGGCCACCGGATTCTTGGCCGCCTGGGCGTCGGCGGGCATCGACCCCGGCGCCGTCGATGTGGTGATCAACACCCACGTTCACTCCGATCACGTCGGTTGGAACACGCTGTTGGACAACGGGGTTTGGGTACCAACGTTCCCCAATGCGCGATATCTGGCTCCCGCCGCCGACTACCGGTACTTCTCCCCCGACGGCCCGGCGGCGCGGCGGTCGCCGCGCACTGAGGCGCAAGCCGCCCAGCAGCACGGTGATCAGCTGGTGTTCGCCGACAGCGTGGCGCCCGTCGAGGCGGCCGGTCAGCTCGTCCAATGGTCGGACGACTACCAGGTCAGCCCGTCGCTGCGGCTGCGATCGGCTCCCGGACACACCCCAGGCTCCTCGGTGCTGTGGCTGGACGCGGGCGCCCCGGCAGTCTTCGTGGGCGACATCACCCATAGCCCACTCCAAATCCGCCGCCCCGACGACCCGTGCGCCTTCGATGTGGATGCCCCGGCTGCCGCGGCCACCCGGCGCCGGGTCTTCACCGAGGCCGCCGCGGCCCGTGCCGCCGTAGTGCCCGCCCACTACCCGGGCCACGGTGGTGCAACGATCCGGGCCGTGGCCGA
This Mycobacterium simiae DNA region includes the following protein-coding sequences:
- a CDS encoding NAD(P)-dependent oxidoreductase, encoding MTPPRALVTAPLRGPGFAKLQQLADVVYDPWISEMGQAPLRIYSPEQLAERIDSEGADIVVVESDSVRGPVLARRLRAIAATRGDPNNVDIAGATAAGIPVLNTPARNADAVAELTVALLLAVTRQLVTADADVRSGNMFRDGSIPYQRFRGWEIAGRTAGLVGLGAVGRALRWRLTGLGVRVVAHDPYHDEAHHDLDDLLAESDVVSLHAPVTEDTAGMIGAAQFAAMRDGVVFLNTARAQLHDTDALVDALRSGKVAAAGLDHFVGEWLPTDHPLAGMPNVVLTPHIGGATWNTEARQAQMVADDLEALLSGNTPAHILNPEVLGP
- a CDS encoding L-fuculose-phosphate aldolase → MTSVTSVDNAATAVLAAAKDMLRRGLVEGTAGNISARRPDGNIVITPSSVDYRDMAIEDLVLVDPDGAVQHAAQGRAPSSEMQLHLACYQAFADIGSVIHSHPVWATMFAVARQPIPACIDEFAVYCGGDVRCTDYAASGTPEVGINAVRALEDRGAALIANHGLVAVGPRPDKVLHITALVERTAQIVWGARVLGGPVPIPDEVNHNFAGVYSYLRANPL
- a CDS encoding MBL fold metallo-hydrolase, whose protein sequence is MSRVQLGRAMVTRIVEFQFQLGTRSFANTPPSGWQAHADLLVPDFFDPDTDKWRIAVQSWVIEVDGLTVVVDTGVGNDRQRPHIPALDHLATGFLAAWASAGIDPGAVDVVINTHVHSDHVGWNTLLDNGVWVPTFPNARYLAPAADYRYFSPDGPAARRSPRTEAQAAQQHGDQLVFADSVAPVEAAGQLVQWSDDYQVSPSLRLRSAPGHTPGSSVLWLDAGAPAVFVGDITHSPLQIRRPDDPCAFDVDAPAAAATRRRVFTEAAAARAAVVPAHYPGHGGATIRAVADRFDVDEWLDVDKL